A window of Actinomycetota bacterium genomic DNA:
CTTGTAATTTGTCTGGCTTTGTCTTTTTTGATGCTGCCCGGGTGCGGCAAAGAAAATAAAAGGACTTTTGAAGAATGGGAAAAAATTGCAGAAGAAAGAATCAAAGCATCGGAAAAAGACGCCCAGTATAAAGGGAAAGTTCTGGAAATCATATCGGATAAAGTAGAAGAACCCGGAAGCGGATTTTCTACAAGAACTCAGGTTTTAAAAGTACTTATTACAAGCGGGCCTTTCAGCGGCGAAATCATTGAAGTCGAGAATTCCTCTGACACAAGCAGCGCATATAATATTACTGTAAAAAAAGGTCAGGGCATTTTTTTCTCCCCGGAGTTTGACAATGAAGGGATTATATCGAAAGCATATGTAACAGAACTTGTGAGGGATAACTATCTCGTCATAATAATCATATTATTTATTGCCATATTGATACTCGTGGGACGCTTAAAAGGAGTCAGGTCTGCAATAGCTCTGGCATTAACCATATCGGCTGTTTTTTTCATTATAATTCCTTTGATTTTAAAAGGAGCAAGTCCTGTTGCCATATCTGTTATAACAGGGATAGCAATAATCTTTATAACCCTTTTTATCATTAGCGGAATAAATAAAAAGACATTTGCGGCTATTATAGGGACTTCTTCGGGTATCCTCATTGCAGGAATTATTGCTTTGATTTTTGGAAGCCTTGCCAGTCTTACAGGGTTTTCAAGCGAAGAAGCTGTAATGCTGATGTATATACCACAGGGAATAGATTTTGATTTTAAAGGACTTTTGTTCGCAGGGATAATACTTGCTTCACTTGGTGCCGTTATGGATATCGGCATGTCTATCTCGTCTGCCATGTTTGAAATTGTTAAAACAGACCCACATATAAGTAAAAAAGACCTGATTTCTTCCGGACTGAATATAGGAAGAGACATAATAGGAACTATGTCCAATACATTGATTCTGGTATATGTCGGAAGCTCTCTGCCGCTCATACTTTTATTTATAGCCTATAAAATCCCTTTCATAGATATTATAAATAAGGATATGATAGCAACTGAGATAATACAGGCTCTTTCAGGAAGCATAGGTCTTATTCTCACAATACCAATAACTGCTGTAGCTTCTGCATATTTTTATAAACTTGGCAATCCTGTTTCACGCAGGCGCAAAATAAAACAGTAGTGTATAATCAGGAAATAATATATGAAAAAAAATAAAATTCCGGAATTTAAACCCGTAAACAAAAAAGGTTACTTTTTATTAAAAATATTGGGAACATTATTGCTGATTTCTCTTATTTTATTAACAGGATGCGTCAGTGTGCCTAAATATACTTATGAAGAATATAAAAAAATAAAAGCCTTGGAAGGAAAAGAGGGTAAAGAATCATCAGAAAACAGTATGGAAACCGATAACGGGGTTTCAGACGATTTGGAAGTTTTTTATAAAGATCTTGACGCATACAATAACTTTATTTCTGAATTTACCGGTATTTATAGCAAATATTATAATATGCTTCTTCCGTTATTTGACAACTTTGACAGCGAGCAGGAAGATTTTGATAAAAAAACCCAATATGCCAAATCAATAATAAGCATTCATCGTGACTGGCTTGAAGAAATAAAAGAAGTGTCCGTTCCGGATATCATGAATAAATATAATGGTCTTTTCCGGAAATATCTTGAAAAAGAAATCCTTTTTTATGAAAGTATTTTAAGAAATGATATAGAACTAACAGAGAAATATCAGATTGAGGCAAGTGAAATATATGATAATATAGAAGATGAGCTTCAAAGAATTAAAAATAATTTTAATTCAAAATCTTCCGAATTAAATATTGAAAAGCCGTTTGCTGAATAAATATTAATACAGCACCTCTTTCTGTTAAGAAGATGCTATTAAATCATCCAGTTTCTTTATAATTTCAACTATAATATCTGCCCTGTTAAACGGGGTAATGATATAAAATCCATCAACATGAGGATAAATCCTTTCCGCATATTTTACTGATATGTCTACCGCCAGCCTGAATGCTTCTCCCTTGTCTGCATGCCTGTATATTTCTATTATTTCTTCCGAAACCTTAATTCCGGGAATTTCATTATTCATGAAGCAGGCATTCTTGTAGCTTACCACGGGCATTATCCCGCCAAGAATTTTCGATTTAAGTTCATTCCGGGCAATTTCTATATTTTTTACAGCTTGCTCTGTCAAAACCGGCTGAGTTAAAAACATACTGATACCGCTTTCTATTTTTTTTCTGGCATGTGAAATCTGACCGGCAAAATTATTTGAATTTATATTTAGCGCACCGCAGATATTGAACGGAGGCGAAAATACTGTTTCATTCAGATTGGTGACATATTCGGCCAGCCTTGCAGAATTAAAGCCGGTCATTCCTTTGATCTCTTCGCGCTGATTTGAGGGAATGGGATCCCCTGTTACCAGAAGGACATTATTAACCCCTTCTATGCTTAAGCCAAGAAGCAGGGCTTTTGTCGCATTTATATTTCGATCCCTGCACGTCATATGAGGAATAGAATTAATCCCATACTCTCTTTTCAGCTTGCATGCAAGCAGACTGCTGTCCACTCTTGCCCGCGCAATAGGACAGTCTGCTATAGTAATGGCATCCACATTATGTTTTTTTAGTATTTTTGCATTTTCAAAAAACGAATCTATGTTTGTGTCAGAAGGAGGGTCAAGTTCTACTGCAATAACCTTTTTGCCATCATTTATTTTTTTTAAAATAAGATTACTGCTTATTTTTTTTCTTTTAGACTCTGCCTTTCTTCCGGTTTCTGCAGCTGATAGGTTTTCATTAATATCTTGCAGCTTTCCAACTATTTCTTTAATGAATTCCGGGGTGGTTCCGCAGCAACCCCCTATTATGGAAACCCCTGATTTTATAATTTCCATCATGATGTCTGAAAAATACTCTTTATTACCATTAAAAAAAGTTCTCCTGCTTAAAATTTCCGGATACCCGGAATTTGGCATTATGGATATGCTTTTATTGCTTATATCCAAATTTTTTATATATTTCATTAAATGATAAGGACCTGAATAACAGTTAAATCCACATGCATCTATATCCGGAGATTCTGATGCTCTTTTTATAAGTGCTGAGCCTGATGCCCCGTCTCTGGTGAACCCCTCGGGAGAAATTGCATAGGATGCCAGAATAAAAGAATTCGGATTTATTTCTTTGATATATTTTGATAATTTTAAAACAGCTGTGTCATTGCTAAAAGTTTCAAATATAAAAGATGAGGCGCCTAATTCAATAAATAAATCAATTTCTCTTTTATATTCTTCAAATAAATCAGACAAATCCGGAACAGAAATAGGACCAATATCAGCAAAAACAATTATGTCAGTATCTTTAGCTGCTTCATGCGCAAGCCTGTAGCCTTTTTCAATCACTTCCTTTGTTGTTTTCCAATCACATTCAAGATAATATTCATTGGCTGCAAAAGTATTTGTTCTGATTGCCTGAGCGCCCGCTTTTACATATTCTCTGTGTATGCCAAGTATGGTTTCGCTATCATAAATATTTGCAAGCTCACATTTTAAAGATTTGCTTTTGCCCGCAGAAACATAATATGTGCCCATGGCACCATCAAAAATTAACGGTTTTTTCTTCAAATGCATATCTTATCTCCAATAATAAATCTAATATTTTTTGACATTAACGACCATTGTCCTGTTCTTAAACATTTTGAAACTTCTTTTAATGTTTTAAGAAAAATATCTCCTTTTAAATAGTTTTCCACTCCGTACTTAAGCTCACGATTTTTTCCGATTCCCGGATACCCTGTCACTGAATTTTTCATGGAATCATCTCTTTATTAATTAATATTAAAATTGTTAATTAATATTAAAATTGATTATAGCAATGGATAAGATTAACAAGGTAACTCTAAAATACTATTACCGGTTATAGATGAAATAAATATCAGTAGCAGATTTGAATTGTTTTTAACTTTCTTAAAAATTTTTTTAGTGCATCAATATATTTTAATGCAAGACTGCTGAGGGCAATATTTTTGTGCGATATCCAGCCCACAGTTATACTTTCCCGTGTGTCAAGAGGTATTGCAATTATGTTAGTTCCATTCAGAGCAGAACTTATTATACCTGTAGATATTGTATATCCGTTAAGCCCTATCAGTAAGTTGAAAAGAGTGGCCCTGTCAGTGACTTTTATGCTTTTCCTATGGGAAAGCGTACTGAGAATTTCCTCAGAAAAATAAAAAGAGTTGTATTCGCCTTGTTCAAAAGACAGACAGGGATAATCTTCAATATCTTCAAGAGAAACAATCTTTTTTCTGGCAAGAGGATTTTTTTTGCTTATAAAAACATGAGGTCTTGCAATAAATAATTCCGAAAACTTTAAATTACTTTCCTTAAACAACTTTTCCAGAATTTTTGAATTAAAATCATTCTTGAAAAGAATACCTATTTCGCTTCTTAGATTCTTCACATCTTCTATAATGCAGTAAGTCTGTGTTTCTTTTAGGTGAAATTCATATTCATTCATGCTGTATTCTTTTATCAAATCAACAAAAGCATTGACGGCAAATGCATAATGCTGGGTAGAAACAGAAAAATGCTGTGTAGAAGGCTTTGCATCAATATACCTTTTTTCCAGCAATTCTGTCTGTTCAATTACCTGCTTCGCATAACCAAGAAATTGGGCTCCATCAACCGTGACGGTCACACCTCTGTTCGTGCGCTCAAAAATATTTATATTTATTTCCGATTCAAGTTCTTTTATCGCATTTGACAAACTTGGCTGAGTAATAAATAGTTTCTTTGCAGCTATATTTATGGAACCGCATCTTGCTATCTCCAAAGCATATTTTAGTTGTTGCAATGTCATTGCAGCCTTCTTGTAAATAAATCAAATCTGTAAATAAAAAGAATCTAATATTATATCAAACAAATCCAAAACCTCTCAAAGAGCAGAAACCGGAATTATTTTCATAAAAGCCAAGAACATCAGAATTATTTAAATTATCTTCCGGCTGTAATATTTCATCATATCTGCATTTCTGTATCACATAATTCGACGTTAGACTAAATTCCTTTATTATTGTATTTATATCCCGGATTTCAAGTTCCCGACATAAGGTCGTCCTGAATTCATGATGAATTTCATAACCTTTAATCAATTCGACACTTCTTCTTATTGAAAACAAATCCGGATTTCTTTTTCCGCACACCTGGGAATATTTATTTAACGGAGCTTTTATGTCCATAGCTATAAAATCTACGAGTTTTTCTTCCATGAGCTTTTGTAATATGAAAGGATTTGTACCGTTTGTGTCAAGCTTTATATCCAAACCTAATGTTTTTATTTTTTTCAAAAAACAGTACAAATCTTTTTGTAATGTTGGCTCCCCTCCGCTTATTACTACAGCATTTATAATATTCCTTCTTTTTGAAAGATAATTAAAGATTTCGTCGCTTGCTAAAAAATCCTTTCCCTGTTTATCATTAATTAAAAAACTATTATGGCAATAACTGCAATTAAAATTACACCCTCTTGTAAAAACAACTGATGCAATTTTACCCGGATAATCGACAAAAGACGTTTTTACAAACCCGCCTATTCTTATCATACCATCTCCGGGACTTTAAATTTTTTACGCTGTCTGTATTCTTCCTTCTTGCCTGAATTGTAATTCTGCACCGGTCTTAGATATCCTGTTACCCTCGACCATACTTCAGTAGACCCGTTACATACCGGGCATTTGAAATATTCTCCTGAGATATACCCATGAGTATTGCAGATACTGAAAGTGGGAGTAATCGAAATATAGGGCATGTTGTAATTCTCAAAAATTTTTTTGATAAGCTGTTTGCATGTGTCTATGTCTTCTATAGCTTCACCCAGATATAAATGCTGAACAGTTCCACCGGTATAAAGAGACTGGAGCTTGTCCTGTAAATCCAGAACTTCAAATATATCATCTGTGTAATTAACAGGCAGCTGGGTTGAATTAGTATAATATGGTATATCTTCTCCGGCAGATATTATATCTTTATATTTGTTTCTATCCAAAATAGCCAGCCTGTAAGCAGCGCCTTCGGCCGGTGTAGCTTCAAGATTATAGAAATTACCTGTTTCGTTTTGAAATTCAATCAATAACTCTCTTAAATAATTCATCACTTCAATCGCAAACTCTCTTCCCTCTCGGGATGCTATGTCTTTTCCCATTAAATTTAAAAGAGCTT
This region includes:
- a CDS encoding YibE/F family protein, which produces MYKESNFKTLIILILVICLALSFLMLPGCGKENKRTFEEWEKIAEERIKASEKDAQYKGKVLEIISDKVEEPGSGFSTRTQVLKVLITSGPFSGEIIEVENSSDTSSAYNITVKKGQGIFFSPEFDNEGIISKAYVTELVRDNYLVIIIILFIAILILVGRLKGVRSAIALALTISAVFFIIIPLILKGASPVAISVITGIAIIFITLFIISGINKKTFAAIIGTSSGILIAGIIALIFGSLASLTGFSSEEAVMLMYIPQGIDFDFKGLLFAGIILASLGAVMDIGMSISSAMFEIVKTDPHISKKDLISSGLNIGRDIIGTMSNTLILVYVGSSLPLILLFIAYKIPFIDIINKDMIATEIIQALSGSIGLILTIPITAVASAYFYKLGNPVSRRRKIKQ
- a CDS encoding bifunctional homocysteine S-methyltransferase/methylenetetrahydrofolate reductase — translated: MHLKKKPLIFDGAMGTYYVSAGKSKSLKCELANIYDSETILGIHREYVKAGAQAIRTNTFAANEYYLECDWKTTKEVIEKGYRLAHEAAKDTDIIVFADIGPISVPDLSDLFEEYKREIDLFIELGASSFIFETFSNDTAVLKLSKYIKEINPNSFILASYAISPEGFTRDGASGSALIKRASESPDIDACGFNCYSGPYHLMKYIKNLDISNKSISIMPNSGYPEILSRRTFFNGNKEYFSDIMMEIIKSGVSIIGGCCGTTPEFIKEIVGKLQDINENLSAAETGRKAESKRKKISSNLILKKINDGKKVIAVELDPPSDTNIDSFFENAKILKKHNVDAITIADCPIARARVDSSLLACKLKREYGINSIPHMTCRDRNINATKALLLGLSIEGVNNVLLVTGDPIPSNQREEIKGMTGFNSARLAEYVTNLNETVFSPPFNICGALNINSNNFAGQISHARKKIESGISMFLTQPVLTEQAVKNIEIARNELKSKILGGIMPVVSYKNACFMNNEIPGIKVSEEIIEIYRHADKGEAFRLAVDISVKYAERIYPHVDGFYIITPFNRADIIVEIIKKLDDLIASS
- a CDS encoding LysR family transcriptional regulator, which codes for MTLQQLKYALEIARCGSINIAAKKLFITQPSLSNAIKELESEININIFERTNRGVTVTVDGAQFLGYAKQVIEQTELLEKRYIDAKPSTQHFSVSTQHYAFAVNAFVDLIKEYSMNEYEFHLKETQTYCIIEDVKNLRSEIGILFKNDFNSKILEKLFKESNLKFSELFIARPHVFISKKNPLARKKIVSLEDIEDYPCLSFEQGEYNSFYFSEEILSTLSHRKSIKVTDRATLFNLLIGLNGYTISTGIISSALNGTNIIAIPLDTRESITVGWISHKNIALSSLALKYIDALKKFLRKLKTIQICY
- a CDS encoding anaerobic ribonucleoside-triphosphate reductase activating protein, translating into MIRIGGFVKTSFVDYPGKIASVVFTRGCNFNCSYCHNSFLINDKQGKDFLASDEIFNYLSKRRNIINAVVISGGEPTLQKDLYCFLKKIKTLGLDIKLDTNGTNPFILQKLMEEKLVDFIAMDIKAPLNKYSQVCGKRNPDLFSIRRSVELIKGYEIHHEFRTTLCRELEIRDINTIIKEFSLTSNYVIQKCRYDEILQPEDNLNNSDVLGFYENNSGFCSLRGFGFV